In Frondihabitans sp. PAMC 28766, a genomic segment contains:
- a CDS encoding YdcF family protein: MGRRRVWVGVGGVAAGILVVSEVLTWRASRDGVARDGASAARVEGPTTVLVPGYPSRADGRPGLVQKWRCRIAVRSVDRRPARFVFSGAATHGAARSEAAVMADFAVRHLGVSAQNVVLDERATNTWQNVLFSRPLFAAAGPIIVASNTFHARRTRRYLAKQDPSLAPRLTRGRDWLPGEFILLKPLLVAYEWGRTLESARSTSDASARRWPQPTA; encoded by the coding sequence ATGGGTCGGCGGAGGGTGTGGGTCGGCGTCGGGGGAGTCGCCGCCGGCATCCTGGTGGTGAGCGAAGTGCTGACGTGGCGGGCGTCGCGCGACGGCGTGGCGCGGGACGGCGCGAGCGCCGCGCGGGTGGAGGGGCCGACGACAGTGCTGGTGCCGGGCTACCCGTCGCGCGCCGACGGCCGCCCGGGGCTGGTGCAGAAATGGCGCTGCAGGATCGCCGTGCGCTCGGTCGACCGGCGCCCCGCCCGCTTCGTCTTCAGCGGCGCGGCCACGCACGGTGCGGCCCGCTCGGAGGCGGCGGTCATGGCCGACTTCGCCGTCCGGCACCTGGGCGTGTCGGCGCAGAACGTCGTCCTCGACGAGCGCGCCACGAACACCTGGCAGAACGTGCTCTTCTCACGGCCCCTCTTCGCCGCGGCCGGGCCGATCATCGTCGCCTCGAACACCTTCCACGCGCGGCGCACGCGCCGGTACCTGGCGAAGCAGGACCCGTCGCTCGCGCCGCGGCTCACTCGCGGACGCGACTGGCTGCCCGGCGAGTTCATTCTGCTCAAACCCCTGCTCGTCGCCTACGAGTGGGGTCGCACGCTCGAGTCCGCGCGCTCGACGAGCGACGCGAGCGCGAGGCGGTGGCCTCAGCCGACGGCGTGA
- the cydC gene encoding thiol reductant ABC exporter subunit CydC produces MSTGILQPSATPSAEATGTGTGTGTAAPASLLRTAQPPLNRSYRGKATGALSALSGIALMAVSAYLITRAAEQPPILFLSIAIVSVRLFALARASFRYLERLTSHDAAFRQLAVVRTELYRRLVRVAPAGLGRTSRGELLTRVVSDVDALQDLPLRVVQPLVISGLSALCACIGVLIISAVAALVLAIALAIAFAVSCLVANSLARTTEVRLADRRGALGAAVLDLVQNLDVLVAFDAVAGQLDRVRTLDADLRRASLRQASTTGLVAAVISLLSGASVLGVVWAVAPALGPLSGPAFALVALIPLAVFEVVGAVPVAVIAWRRVRASADRVDTAVPATVPAEVVVDERADDAPAATPVDLPAVGGPALQLRDVTATWPGASHPGLGGVSFDVHVGDRVLIEGPSGAGKSTLAAVLVRFLEHGGSYAVGGVSTRSLDPERVRATVGLVEQSPYLFDENVRQNLLFARPEATDDELVEVLDRVGLASWLSARGGLDARLGERGALVSGGQAQRISLARALLRGFPVLVLDEPAAGVDAAIADRLLHDLVERASVAGTTVVLISHVPVAPELITRRLRLSAGRLV; encoded by the coding sequence GTGAGCACTGGCATCCTGCAGCCGTCGGCCACGCCCTCGGCCGAAGCCACAGGCACAGGCACAGGCACAGGCACAGCCGCACCCGCCTCGCTGCTGCGAACCGCGCAGCCGCCGCTGAACCGCTCGTACCGCGGCAAGGCCACGGGGGCGCTCAGCGCCCTGAGCGGCATCGCCCTCATGGCAGTCTCGGCCTACCTCATCACTCGCGCCGCCGAGCAGCCCCCCATCCTCTTCCTCTCGATCGCCATCGTCTCGGTGCGCCTCTTCGCGCTCGCCCGGGCTTCCTTCCGCTATCTCGAGCGGCTGACCAGCCACGACGCCGCCTTCCGGCAGCTGGCAGTGGTGCGCACCGAGCTGTACCGGCGCCTCGTCCGCGTCGCGCCGGCCGGCCTCGGTCGCACCTCGCGCGGCGAGCTGCTGACGCGCGTCGTCTCGGACGTCGATGCGCTGCAGGATCTGCCGCTGCGGGTCGTCCAGCCGCTGGTGATCTCAGGACTGTCGGCGCTCTGCGCGTGCATCGGCGTGCTGATCATCTCGGCCGTCGCCGCCCTCGTGCTCGCTATCGCCCTGGCGATCGCCTTCGCGGTGAGCTGCCTCGTCGCGAACTCGCTGGCGCGCACCACCGAGGTGCGCCTGGCCGACCGGCGCGGGGCGCTCGGCGCGGCCGTGCTCGACCTCGTACAGAATCTCGACGTGCTGGTCGCCTTCGACGCCGTCGCCGGCCAGCTCGACCGTGTACGCACTCTGGACGCCGACCTGCGGCGCGCGTCCCTGCGGCAGGCCTCGACCACCGGCCTTGTGGCAGCCGTCATCTCGCTGCTCAGCGGGGCGAGCGTGCTGGGGGTCGTCTGGGCGGTGGCGCCGGCCCTCGGGCCGCTGTCCGGCCCGGCGTTCGCCCTCGTCGCGCTCATCCCGCTGGCCGTCTTCGAGGTCGTCGGCGCCGTGCCGGTTGCGGTCATCGCCTGGCGGCGGGTTCGCGCCAGCGCCGATCGCGTCGACACCGCCGTGCCCGCGACCGTCCCCGCCGAAGTTGTCGTCGACGAGCGCGCCGACGACGCGCCCGCTGCGACGCCCGTCGATCTGCCGGCCGTGGGCGGGCCGGCCCTGCAGCTGCGCGACGTGACGGCGACCTGGCCGGGAGCCTCGCATCCTGGCCTCGGCGGTGTCTCGTTCGACGTGCATGTGGGCGACCGCGTGCTGATCGAGGGGCCGAGCGGTGCCGGCAAATCGACCCTGGCGGCGGTGCTCGTGCGCTTCCTCGAGCACGGCGGCTCGTACGCCGTCGGCGGTGTCTCGACGCGCTCGCTCGACCCCGAGCGGGTGCGGGCGACGGTCGGCCTCGTCGAGCAGAGCCCCTACCTCTTCGACGAGAATGTGCGCCAGAACCTGCTGTTCGCCCGGCCCGAAGCCACCGACGACGAGCTCGTCGAAGTGCTCGACCGGGTCGGGCTCGCGTCGTGGCTGTCGGCACGGGGCGGGCTCGACGCGCGCCTCGGTGAGCGCGGGGCGCTTGTCTCGGGCGGGCAGGCCCAGCGGATCTCGCTCGCCCGGGCCCTGTTGCGCGGCTTCCCGGTGCTGGTGCTCGACGAGCCGGCCGCCGGAGTCGACGCGGCCATTGCCGACAGGCTGCTGCACGACCTCGTCGAGCGGGCGTCCGTCGCCGGCACGACGGTCGTCCTGATCTCGCACGTGCCCGTCGCCCCCGAGCTCATCACTCGTCGCCTGCGTCTCTCCGCCGGTCGGCTCGTGTAG